One genomic segment of Thalassospiraceae bacterium LMO-SO8 includes these proteins:
- a CDS encoding FecR domain-containing protein, whose product MIDVMCFRFARSAALAVALFLVCLPAMAQDAAGVIERQKGEATRSLAGSTVPLSLGTKVFAGDVLKTGPEARLLVRFADGSSLTLGEKAEVFVDEMVFDPAAAGAGAGRQALIMVVGVFRYTSGKIGKTSPSQVAFGTPTATIGIRGTDFVGGELTVGMPAGQPHYGFQIQEGAIEVITPQGSVTLDDPGEGTFLPLAGGRAPTPVRQWTAEEAAEAQAAIAF is encoded by the coding sequence ATGATCGACGTTATGTGTTTCAGGTTTGCCCGATCGGCCGCCCTTGCGGTCGCATTGTTTCTCGTTTGTCTGCCGGCCATGGCCCAGGATGCCGCGGGCGTCATCGAACGCCAGAAGGGCGAGGCCACGCGCAGCCTTGCGGGATCGACCGTGCCGCTGTCTCTGGGCACCAAGGTGTTCGCCGGCGATGTCCTGAAAACCGGCCCGGAGGCCCGACTTTTGGTGCGCTTCGCCGACGGCTCGTCACTGACCTTGGGCGAAAAGGCCGAGGTTTTCGTGGATGAAATGGTGTTCGACCCGGCCGCGGCGGGCGCCGGCGCGGGCCGCCAGGCGCTGATCATGGTGGTCGGCGTGTTTCGCTATACCTCCGGCAAAATCGGCAAGACCAGCCCCTCGCAAGTCGCCTTCGGCACGCCCACCGCCACCATCGGCATTCGCGGCACGGACTTCGTCGGTGGCGAGTTGACCGTCGGCATGCCGGCGGGACAACCCCATTACGGCTTCCAGATCCAGGAAGGCGCCATCGAGGTCATCACGCCGCAGGGCAGCGTCACCCTGGACGATCCCGGCGAAGGCACCTTCCTGCCGCTGGCCGGCGGGCGCGCGCCGACGCCCGTGCGCCAGTGGACGGCGGAAGAAGCCGCCGAAGCCCAGGCCGCCATCGCGTTCTAG